One window of the Anguilla rostrata isolate EN2019 chromosome 13, ASM1855537v3, whole genome shotgun sequence genome contains the following:
- the LOC135238384 gene encoding uncharacterized protein LOC135238384, translating to MHHSTQSTVMEGMLAGTVTLGVCKSTCDLLSLPTVGESLNSVCFCCGCLLIFTDLTVTAFLALLWLAEPWLHLFPVPSDVITLRFLLFLGHTYGAALLLTVLLIAMETACKLLLAGRSRVDRGGPGGTGNEVWREGGGSETGGGDAGAGERAEAVRLFSPVPGFLCSLLAWALCGVWAGRRYLMEQLRAEACVLRTASLSPCLPDLASITLSACSDPFITLPAFILLLALPVGLSLGRGRTSGRAGPRTPRPMPWAAIDEKAPHVVGVQPRGPQATPALAATVAHPPCLSAELDWEQSPKAICCGRVNTQMPSDPGQRTATTHTHPASRHSALWERLSGALCGPAGPQTHTRSSCRTLGVSLLAGLLCAAALYLLPPCLAVNPILISSVGSLAERSLKH from the exons TAATGGAGGGTATGCTTGCTGGCACAGTAACGCTGGGAGTGTGTAAGTCCACCTGcgacctcctctctctgcccactGTTGGGGAATCACTCAACTCTGTCTGCTTCTGCTGCGGGTGCCTGCTCATCTTCACTGACCTGACTGTCACAG CTTTCCTGGCTTTGCTCTGGTTGGCTGAGCCCTGGCTGCACCTGTTTCCTGTgcccagtgatgtcatcaccctgCGCTTCCTGCTGTTTCTCGGCCACACCTACGGGGCGGCGCTGCTGCTGACTGTTCTGCTCATTGCCATGGAGACGGCTTGTAAGCTTCTCCTGGCTGGGAGAAGTCGGGTGGACAGAGGGGGGCCTGGAGGCACAGGAAAcgaggtgtggagagagggtggagggtcggagacagggggaggggatgCGGGCgcgggggagagagcagaggccGTGCGACTGTTCTCGCCCGTCCCAGGGTTCCTCTGCAGCCTGCTGGCCTGGGCGCTCTGCGGCGTCTGGGCCGGGCGCCGCTACCTGATGGAGCAGCTGCGCGCCGAGGCCTGCGTCCTGAGGaccgcctccctctccccgtGCCTCCCTGACCTGGCCTCCATCACCCTCTCGGCGTGCAGCGACCCCTTCATCACGCTGCCCgccttcatcctcctcctcgccctgcCCGTGGGTCTGAGCCTCGGGAGAGGACGAACCAGCGGACGGGCCGGCCCACGGACGCCGCGTCCAATGCCATGGGCCGCCATCGACGAGAAAGCGCCGCACGTGGTGGGCGTGCAGCCCCGCGGTCCTCAGGCCACGCCCGCCCTCGCCGCCACCGtcgcccaccccccctgcctctCCGCAGAATTAGACTGGGAACAAAGTCCGAAAGCGATATGCTGCGGAAGAGTAAACACGCAGATGCCCTCTGACCCCGGGCAGCGAACCGcgactacgcacacacaccctgcgaGCAGACACTCGGCACTCTGGGAACGGCTCTCAGGGGCGCTGTGCGGGCCAGCCGggccccagacacacacacgctcctccTGCAGGACTCTGGGGGTGAGCCTGCTGGCtgggctgctctgtgctgcagcacTTTACCTGCTGCCCCCCTGCCTGGCAGTCAACCCCATACTGATCAGCAGCGTGGGCTCACTGGCTGAGAGAAGCCTGAAGCATTAA